The following are encoded together in the Acinetobacter radioresistens DSM 6976 = NBRC 102413 = CIP 103788 genome:
- a CDS encoding class I SAM-dependent methyltransferase yields the protein MKTIEYYNKHAEEFTASTFEVDMESLYQPFLVFLPESAKILDVGCGTGRDTLAFKNKGYHVDAIDYSEELVKKAAELTGIQVKYQSFYDLSEVAVYDGIWACASLLHCERNRLAEVLQKTLRALKPHGVIYMSFKYGDSVREKDGREFTDLNECQAEELLEKFSHVSLVHQWITVDKRPEREEQWLNLLWKKND from the coding sequence ATGAAAACAATAGAATACTACAATAAGCATGCAGAAGAATTTACAGCTTCAACGTTTGAAGTTGATATGGAAAGCCTATACCAGCCTTTTTTAGTATTTTTACCTGAATCAGCGAAAATCTTAGATGTAGGTTGCGGGACAGGGCGCGATACTTTAGCTTTTAAGAATAAAGGCTATCACGTTGATGCGATCGACTACTCAGAAGAACTTGTTAAAAAGGCGGCGGAACTTACTGGTATTCAAGTGAAGTACCAAAGCTTTTATGACTTAAGTGAAGTGGCTGTTTATGACGGTATTTGGGCATGCGCGTCTCTGCTTCATTGTGAGCGCAATCGATTAGCTGAAGTTCTTCAAAAAACGCTTCGAGCGTTAAAGCCTCATGGCGTAATCTATATGTCATTTAAATATGGGGATTCAGTCCGAGAGAAAGATGGTCGAGAGTTTACCGATTTGAATGAATGCCAAGCGGAAGAGTTACTCGAAAAATTTTCTCATGTCAGTTTGGTTCATCAGTGGATCACGGTTGATAAAAGACCTGAGCGAGAAGAGCAGTGGTTAAACCTGCTTTGGAAGAAAAATGATTAA
- a CDS encoding DUF932 domain-containing protein — protein MAHQIEQIAYVGETPWHGLGNQLSPNQPLEVWAQQAGMDWRIESSNVSYMAQNERGQSIIMPFEEQRVLYRSDTHAPLSVVSQRYQEVQPKEILEFYRDLTEQSGFELETAGVLKGGKKFWALARTGQSTALKSKDVSNGYILLATACDGTLATTAQFTSIRVVCNNTLAIALRGQSSSAGVVKVPHSTKFDAEKVKQQLGISVRAWDEHMYEMKQLTQRKVSQQEAKAYFDAVFNNSTMSISDPEENIIQFYRNVAQQAQEKKPEPNGRAMNKALDMFNGQGRGADLSSAKDTAYGLLCSITEFVDHERRAMSTDHRLDSAWFGAGASVKQRGLEQALALIA, from the coding sequence ATGGCACATCAAATCGAACAAATCGCCTATGTTGGCGAAACCCCTTGGCATGGTCTGGGTAATCAACTCAGTCCGAACCAACCACTCGAAGTTTGGGCACAGCAAGCTGGAATGGACTGGCGGATTGAATCGTCGAATGTCAGCTACATGGCACAGAATGAACGTGGTCAAAGCATTATCATGCCATTTGAAGAACAGCGAGTGTTGTATCGTTCAGATACCCATGCACCTTTATCTGTAGTCAGTCAGCGTTATCAGGAAGTTCAACCCAAAGAGATTCTGGAGTTCTACCGGGATCTGACTGAGCAATCTGGCTTTGAGTTAGAAACCGCAGGGGTTTTGAAAGGTGGGAAGAAGTTCTGGGCTTTGGCACGTACCGGGCAAAGTACCGCTTTAAAGTCTAAGGATGTCAGTAATGGTTATATCCTGTTGGCTACTGCGTGTGATGGCACTTTGGCAACGACAGCACAGTTCACCAGTATCCGAGTGGTCTGTAACAACACTTTAGCCATTGCTCTACGTGGACAGAGCAGTAGTGCAGGTGTAGTGAAGGTTCCACATAGTACCAAGTTTGATGCAGAGAAAGTGAAGCAGCAATTGGGTATTTCAGTTCGTGCATGGGATGAGCACATGTATGAGATGAAACAGCTCACACAGCGTAAGGTGAGTCAGCAGGAAGCCAAAGCTTATTTTGATGCCGTATTCAACAACAGCACCATGTCAATTTCCGATCCTGAAGAAAACATCATTCAGTTCTATCGTAATGTCGCGCAGCAAGCTCAAGAGAAAAAGCCTGAACCAAATGGTCGTGCCATGAATAAAGCTTTGGACATGTTCAATGGGCAAGGACGTGGTGCTGACCTGTCATCCGCCAAAGACACTGCTTATGGCTTACTTTGTTCGATCACGGAATTTGTGGATCATGAACGACGTGCCATGAGTACAGATCACCGTCTTGATTCAGCTTGGTTCGGTGCAGGTGCTAGTGTGAAACAACGAGGGTTGGAGCAAGCACTTGCCTTGATCGCCTGA
- a CDS encoding YqaJ viral recombinase family nuclease, whose translation MNQIVPISHQPTTVASKIVVNQTITTKRSTAAKRLVNTKGMEYQDWLEVRKQGIGSSDAATACGLNPYMSMLELWLIKTGRQAQSIEDESSGVAPLYWGKQLEPLVAEFYSMHTNNKVRRINAVLQHPDPDKHFMLANLDYSVVGSDEVQILECKTAGEHGAKLWRDGVPLYVLCQVQHQLAVTGKQAAHVCVLICGHETKIFKVTRSESVIEHIVKAERYFWECVENDTPPSVDASESAAKAIQQLYPAHIPLSVEDLSQNENANLMFDQLIKMKEEIQHKQERFDQFKHEIQMMMQDKERAVFAHGSVVWKKAKDSISLNTKTLLQHQPELIELYPLEKQGSRRFNIYTD comes from the coding sequence ATGAATCAAATTGTACCTATTTCCCATCAGCCTACGACGGTAGCATCAAAGATCGTAGTTAATCAAACCATCACCACCAAACGCTCAACAGCAGCCAAGCGACTGGTCAACACCAAAGGGATGGAATATCAGGACTGGCTTGAAGTTCGTAAACAAGGTATCGGTAGCAGTGATGCCGCGACTGCCTGTGGTCTCAATCCCTACATGTCGATGCTGGAACTCTGGCTGATCAAAACCGGACGGCAGGCTCAATCCATAGAAGATGAAAGCTCAGGTGTAGCACCGCTGTATTGGGGTAAGCAGCTGGAACCTTTGGTGGCAGAGTTCTATAGCATGCACACCAATAACAAGGTGCGACGGATCAATGCGGTGCTTCAGCATCCTGATCCCGATAAACACTTTATGTTAGCCAATCTGGATTACAGCGTGGTCGGCAGTGATGAAGTCCAAATTTTGGAATGCAAAACAGCAGGTGAGCATGGAGCAAAATTGTGGCGTGATGGTGTGCCTTTATATGTGCTTTGTCAGGTACAACATCAACTGGCGGTGACAGGCAAGCAGGCAGCGCATGTCTGTGTCCTGATCTGTGGGCATGAAACCAAGATATTCAAAGTGACACGGTCTGAATCAGTGATTGAGCATATTGTTAAAGCAGAACGTTATTTCTGGGAGTGTGTAGAAAACGATACTCCGCCATCAGTCGATGCCAGTGAATCCGCAGCCAAAGCCATTCAGCAGCTCTATCCAGCGCATATCCCACTAAGTGTTGAAGATCTTTCACAAAATGAAAATGCCAATTTGATGTTCGATCAGCTCATCAAAATGAAAGAAGAGATTCAGCATAAGCAGGAACGCTTTGACCAATTTAAACATGAAATTCAGATGATGATGCAAGACAAAGAAAGGGCGGTCTTTGCACATGGCTCAGTAGTCTGGAAGAAAGCCAAGGACTCCATCAGCCTCAATACCAAGACATTGCTTCAGCACCAGCCTGAACTCATCGAGCTTTATCCACTTGAAAAGCAGGGCAGTCGTCGATTTAACATCTATACCGACTAA
- a CDS encoding HNH endonuclease, with protein sequence MINCSPTAQEQLKFLKNIQLILQSGSFSSTYKFALLISLSRLAIEKGENSGEQLVLEYSDIAETFIELYWKQAVPYTFNDEGQLILNQNNGKQAAIVNQIIELRQIYSSLGLLRRNSVVWSKLVKDVARTVKEMPVRYLQNINGQNFEFLYQFEQSKQQLTLLPQAMFCLRQFSEIIEELCQKRWIDYIRKNSSNAPILNKLPNLEQFMFEPTRNQLNAVANILVELQECKCFYCNKVMKKGNYAVDHFIPWSIYPSDTGHNFVLADSSCNSKKSNLLASNEFLHKWQERNEEHNLIIVDQISVLGFLTDKERSHKVAEWAYEQGKANNYLMWNG encoded by the coding sequence ATGATTAATTGCAGTCCGACAGCTCAAGAGCAACTTAAATTCCTTAAAAATATCCAACTGATTTTGCAGTCAGGTAGCTTTAGCAGTACCTATAAGTTTGCCTTGCTGATAAGCCTTAGTCGATTGGCGATTGAAAAAGGTGAGAATAGTGGCGAGCAATTGGTGCTTGAGTACAGTGACATTGCTGAGACGTTTATCGAACTGTATTGGAAACAGGCTGTGCCATATACTTTCAATGACGAAGGGCAACTGATCTTAAATCAAAATAATGGTAAGCAAGCAGCAATCGTCAATCAAATTATTGAGCTAAGACAGATTTATTCATCTCTTGGATTATTGAGACGAAATTCCGTTGTTTGGTCCAAGTTGGTTAAAGATGTGGCTCGTACCGTAAAAGAGATGCCGGTACGTTATCTGCAAAACATCAATGGGCAAAATTTCGAGTTTTTATATCAATTTGAGCAATCTAAGCAACAGCTGACTTTACTACCCCAAGCCATGTTTTGTTTACGCCAGTTTAGCGAGATTATTGAAGAGCTATGTCAAAAGCGATGGATTGATTACATTCGAAAAAACAGTAGTAATGCACCCATCTTAAATAAACTCCCAAACCTTGAACAGTTTATGTTTGAGCCAACTCGAAATCAATTGAATGCTGTGGCAAATATCTTGGTCGAATTGCAAGAATGTAAATGCTTCTACTGTAATAAGGTAATGAAAAAAGGCAATTATGCAGTCGATCATTTTATTCCTTGGTCAATATACCCATCTGATACAGGGCATAACTTTGTGTTAGCAGATTCAAGTTGTAATTCTAAGAAAAGTAATTTGCTTGCATCAAATGAGTTCCTGCATAAGTGGCAAGAACGGAATGAAGAACATAATTTGATTATTGTGGATCAGATATCTGTACTAGGTTTTTTGACGGATAAAGAGAGGTCGCATAAGGTGGCGGAATGGGCTTATGAGCAGGGCAAAGCGAACAATTATTTAATGTGGAATGGATAA
- a CDS encoding IS5-like element ISAha3 family transposase: MKKPTPKIYRTTNWSSYNQALIKRGNISIWFDPKTQWYAQPQGKQGRNQTYSDTAIQCCLMIKSLFRLSLRMVTGFVQSLIKLCGLNWTAPDYSTLCRRQKHIDIAISYQKSHDGLHLLVDSTGLKFLGEGEWKRKKHQPEYRRQWRKLHIGIDAETLQIRAVQLTTNNVSDSQVLGDLLDQIPLDERIDSVYTDGAYDTKCCRKVISDRQAHAVIPPRKNAKPWKDSKISSIERNELLQTVKHLGRTLWKKWSGYHRRSLVETKMHCIKLLGDRLTARHFQSQVNEIHARVAVLNRFTELGRPRTQVVS, encoded by the coding sequence ATGAAGAAGCCTACACCTAAAATCTATCGTACAACCAATTGGTCCTCGTATAACCAAGCTTTAATCAAGCGAGGAAATATTTCAATCTGGTTTGATCCTAAGACGCAATGGTATGCACAACCACAAGGCAAGCAAGGACGAAATCAAACTTATTCCGATACAGCGATTCAATGCTGTTTAATGATCAAATCTCTATTCCGTCTTTCTTTACGTATGGTTACTGGCTTTGTTCAAAGCCTGATTAAACTCTGTGGCTTGAATTGGACAGCACCAGATTACTCCACCCTTTGTAGACGACAAAAGCATATTGATATTGCGATAAGCTATCAGAAAAGTCATGATGGGTTACACCTACTTGTCGACTCTACGGGTTTAAAGTTTTTAGGTGAAGGCGAATGGAAGCGTAAAAAACATCAGCCTGAATACCGTCGGCAATGGCGTAAACTGCATATTGGTATAGATGCTGAAACACTGCAAATACGTGCCGTTCAGCTTACTACAAATAATGTCAGTGATTCACAAGTACTAGGTGATTTACTGGATCAAATTCCACTAGATGAGCGAATAGATTCTGTCTATACCGATGGCGCGTACGACACGAAGTGCTGCAGAAAAGTGATTTCAGATCGTCAAGCACATGCAGTAATTCCACCCAGAAAGAATGCCAAGCCCTGGAAAGATTCTAAAATAAGTTCAATAGAACGAAATGAGTTACTTCAAACGGTTAAACATTTAGGTAGAACCCTATGGAAAAAATGGTCGGGTTATCACCGTCGTAGTTTGGTGGAAACCAAGATGCATTGCATCAAATTATTAGGTGATAGGCTGACGGCAAGACATTTTCAAAGTCAGGTCAATGAAATTCATGCGCGTGTGGCAGTTCTGAATAGATTTACGGAATTAGGTAGACCTCGCACCCAAGTTGTGTCTTAA
- a CDS encoding tyrosine-type recombinase/integrase, whose amino-acid sequence MPLTDTECRKAQPKDKQYRLSDLHGLSLIITTKGQKYWNVRVTVHGERKSESLGPYPDLSLKKARELAYELKHRYSRSVLHEDLKPYFEEVAEDWFNNQKETWSSKHISNVRASLDELYIALANKRINQIQAPEILQIIKKIEARGSLEIAKRTLSRCGMVMKYAIAHGYRYDNPAGDLVYALKNKRVKNLASLSASEMPEFLRRIKAYPADAQTHHAIVLIMLTGVRVSELLQARWEEFDLEGRKWDIPEERMKNRLSHRVPLTDMMIAELQALRLTHNQELLFPHRLNNKEPMRSESILAVIKRSGYAGRMTTHGFRSLFSTVVNESNLFNPDAIERQLAHVPQNRIRSAYNRAQYWDERVRLMQWYGEQVEGWMAQY is encoded by the coding sequence ATGCCACTTACAGATACTGAATGCAGAAAAGCACAGCCGAAAGATAAACAGTATCGTCTTTCGGATTTACATGGTTTATCCCTCATCATTACCACCAAAGGTCAAAAATATTGGAATGTACGCGTCACTGTCCATGGTGAACGTAAGTCTGAATCGCTTGGCCCATATCCAGATTTAAGCTTAAAAAAGGCAAGGGAGCTTGCATATGAGCTTAAGCATCGATACTCACGTTCAGTATTGCATGAAGACTTAAAGCCCTATTTCGAAGAAGTTGCAGAAGATTGGTTTAATAATCAAAAAGAAACCTGGTCATCCAAACACATCAGTAATGTTCGAGCTTCATTGGATGAGCTTTATATTGCTCTTGCTAATAAGCGTATTAATCAGATTCAGGCACCTGAGATTCTGCAGATCATTAAGAAGATTGAAGCTAGAGGCTCGCTTGAAATTGCAAAACGGACCTTATCTCGTTGCGGCATGGTCATGAAGTACGCCATTGCGCATGGCTATCGCTATGACAATCCGGCAGGTGATTTAGTCTACGCCCTCAAGAATAAAAGGGTCAAAAACCTGGCTTCGCTTTCTGCCTCTGAGATGCCTGAATTTCTTAGACGTATTAAGGCTTATCCTGCCGATGCTCAAACACATCATGCCATTGTCCTGATTATGCTGACAGGCGTTCGGGTCAGTGAATTACTACAAGCACGCTGGGAAGAATTTGATCTGGAGGGGCGTAAGTGGGATATCCCTGAAGAGCGGATGAAGAACCGACTTTCACATCGTGTGCCGTTGACGGACATGATGATTGCCGAGCTTCAGGCTTTGAGACTTACCCATAATCAGGAACTGCTATTTCCCCATCGTTTAAATAACAAAGAACCTATGCGTAGCGAGTCTATTTTGGCTGTGATCAAGCGTTCGGGCTATGCAGGTCGGATGACCACACATGGTTTTAGATCGCTATTTAGTACAGTCGTAAACGAATCGAATCTGTTTAATCCAGATGCCATTGAACGCCAGCTTGCTCATGTGCCTCAAAATAGAATTCGTTCGGCATATAACCGAGCGCAATATTGGGATGAGCGGGTGAGATTGATGCAGTGGTATGGGGAGCAGGTAGAAGGATGGATGGCTCAGTATTGA
- a CDS encoding helix-turn-helix transcriptional regulator → MNAFVGQTFQMNQLISIKQVMEFVGVGRSTIYEMMDENSPYYDPSFPKKVKITQNRIGWSAYEIHQWIESKLANRE, encoded by the coding sequence ATGAATGCATTTGTAGGTCAAACTTTTCAAATGAATCAACTGATCAGTATCAAGCAAGTCATGGAATTTGTTGGAGTGGGGCGTTCTACTATCTATGAGATGATGGATGAAAACTCACCTTATTACGATCCTTCATTCCCAAAGAAAGTTAAAATTACTCAAAATCGTATCGGCTGGTCAGCTTATGAGATCCATCAATGGATTGAAAGTAAGTTGGCGAATCGAGAGTAA
- a CDS encoding recombination directionality factor produces MIKGLAITPPILGRISIGRMVEKNGKRLPEKDDQFTITSQIQSKEGWVKHPLDDQLRANTPNQKLRSIPVRMIFNDPDLNLRAEYSLFDRQTGRPVCVGNGETCQRLTNQGVEQHPCPSPDLCPLAQGGNCKPYGRLHVNLDESDEFGTFIFRTTGFNSIRTLAARLSYYHAASNGLLSCLPLQLILRGKSTTQSYRQPVYYVDLTLREGISLNEAIIQAKQIDEQSKQAGFYQEALDFTARKGLGNGRMDVDIEEGLDVVEEFYQPVGDQQIEETQTAFDIQQGLKGSVTALN; encoded by the coding sequence ATGATTAAAGGTTTAGCAATTACCCCTCCAATATTGGGGCGTATCAGTATCGGTCGTATGGTTGAAAAGAATGGCAAGCGATTGCCTGAAAAAGATGATCAATTCACCATTACTTCCCAGATTCAAAGCAAAGAAGGCTGGGTGAAACATCCACTGGATGATCAGCTTCGAGCCAATACGCCTAATCAAAAGCTACGTTCAATCCCTGTTCGCATGATCTTTAATGATCCTGACTTAAACCTGCGTGCAGAATACAGCCTGTTTGACCGTCAAACCGGTCGTCCCGTCTGTGTGGGCAATGGTGAAACCTGCCAACGTTTAACCAACCAAGGCGTGGAGCAACATCCCTGTCCATCCCCTGATTTATGTCCATTGGCTCAAGGAGGGAACTGCAAGCCCTATGGTCGTTTGCATGTGAACTTAGATGAGTCGGATGAATTTGGAACTTTTATCTTTAGAACCACAGGCTTTAACAGTATTCGGACTTTGGCAGCACGGTTGAGTTATTACCATGCGGCATCAAATGGTTTGTTGTCATGCCTCCCCTTGCAATTGATATTGCGGGGCAAGAGTACGACACAGAGTTATCGTCAGCCGGTGTATTACGTGGATCTAACGTTAAGGGAGGGGATCAGTTTAAATGAAGCGATTATTCAGGCGAAGCAAATTGATGAGCAAAGTAAGCAGGCGGGGTTTTATCAGGAGGCTTTAGACTTTACCGCAAGGAAGGGTTTGGGGAATGGAAGGATGGACGTAGACATAGAGGAAGGTTTGGATGTGGTTGAGGAATTTTATCAGCCTGTCGGAGACCAGCAGATCGAGGAGACTCAGACTGCATTTGATATCCAACAGGGATTGAAAGGATCTGTGACGGCTTTGAATTAA